One Actinoplanes missouriensis 431 DNA segment encodes these proteins:
- a CDS encoding TIGR03557 family F420-dependent LLM class oxidoreductase gives MRIGYFLSSEEYSPAELIEQAKGAERAGFSALWISDHYHPWVDAQGQSAFVWSMIGALSQATGLDITTAVTCPTVRIHPAVIAQAAATSAVLTGGRFRLGVGTGEALNEHIFGDAWPEADVRLEMLEEAVEIMRELWKGGVVSYRGKHYTVENARVYTLPEKPVEILVSGFGPKAIEVAARIGEGYVSTMPDGDMVKQFRSQGGGDRTCQAGFKAAFAESEDEGARIAYEKWPNAGVPGELSQVLPSPKHFEQASQLVTPDMLKESFVCGNDPEKHLEMIKKYADAGFDEIYVANTGPHYQGLFDLYAREILPKLA, from the coding sequence ATGCGCATCGGATACTTCCTGTCGAGCGAGGAGTACTCGCCGGCCGAGCTGATCGAACAGGCCAAGGGCGCGGAGCGGGCCGGTTTCTCGGCCCTGTGGATCTCCGACCACTACCACCCGTGGGTGGACGCCCAGGGGCAGAGCGCCTTCGTCTGGTCCATGATCGGCGCACTCAGCCAGGCCACCGGCCTCGACATCACCACCGCGGTCACCTGCCCGACCGTCCGCATCCACCCGGCGGTGATCGCCCAGGCCGCGGCCACCAGCGCGGTGCTCACCGGCGGCCGGTTCCGGCTCGGCGTCGGCACCGGCGAGGCCCTCAACGAGCACATCTTCGGTGACGCCTGGCCCGAGGCCGACGTCCGGCTGGAGATGCTGGAGGAGGCCGTCGAGATCATGCGCGAGCTCTGGAAGGGCGGCGTCGTCTCGTACCGGGGCAAGCACTACACGGTCGAGAACGCCCGGGTCTACACCCTGCCGGAGAAGCCGGTCGAGATCCTGGTCTCCGGGTTCGGGCCGAAGGCGATCGAGGTGGCGGCCCGGATCGGCGAGGGCTACGTCAGCACGATGCCGGACGGCGACATGGTCAAGCAGTTCCGCTCGCAGGGCGGTGGCGACCGGACCTGCCAGGCCGGGTTCAAGGCCGCGTTCGCCGAGAGCGAGGACGAGGGCGCCCGGATCGCGTACGAGAAGTGGCCGAACGCGGGCGTGCCCGGCGAGCTCTCCCAGGTGCTCCCCTCGCCCAAGCACTTCGAGCAGGCGTCGCAGCTGGTCACGCCGGACATGCTCAAGGAGAGCTTCGTCTGCGGCAACGACCCGGAGAAGCACCTCGAGATGATCAAGAAGTACGCCGACGCCGGCTTCGACGAGATCTACGTGGCCAACACCGGGCCGCACTACCAGGGCCTCTTCGACCTGTACGCCCGCGAGATCCTGCCGAAGCTCGCATGA
- a CDS encoding RecQ family ATP-dependent DNA helicase: MRLDIPVYGPRLRKVARKHFGWPSLRPGQFKPMRAVLRRNDALVVLPTGAGKSAIYQIPAVLLPGPTVVISPLLALQQDQIAALNERDDPKIRAVRVSSAETPAQQREAIEEIRDGRAEFLFITPEQLSDPERLAEVRALEPGLVAVDEAHCISAWGHDFRPDYLALGDMIKQLGRPPVLALTATASPPVRDDIIARLRLRDPEIHVSGLDRRNLFLEVAYCPDEDYRWRRLTTMLDVEQRPGIIYVPTRRAAEELAGRLTEAGYPAEFYHGGMAAGLREQRHRDFTDDKVDIMVATSAFGMGIDKPNIRWVAHVALPDSPDSYFQEIGRAGRDGEPGRAVLLWRSEDEAIQRFFNGGSPDADELQELAAALHQGPQTKTALQKATGLGPRKIGQYLNLLEQVGAVRTGARNKLTVPARAPLPAEAAEAAIEEYERQQLVVGSRTDMMRAFAQSRQCRTETLLAYFGEDQKRPCGHCDNCADGSAAEVDAAEEEGPFPVHSHVRHGEWGTGMVMNYEEERMTVLFDTVGYKTLSVPVVVEQKLLEPA; this comes from the coding sequence ATGAGACTGGACATCCCCGTCTACGGGCCGCGGCTGCGCAAGGTCGCCCGCAAGCACTTCGGGTGGCCGTCGCTGCGGCCCGGGCAGTTCAAGCCGATGCGTGCCGTGCTGCGCCGCAACGACGCGCTCGTTGTCCTGCCCACCGGCGCCGGCAAGTCGGCGATCTATCAGATCCCGGCCGTGCTGCTGCCCGGCCCGACCGTCGTGATCTCGCCGCTGCTCGCCCTGCAGCAGGATCAGATCGCCGCACTCAACGAGCGGGACGACCCGAAGATCCGTGCGGTCCGGGTGAGCTCGGCCGAGACACCGGCACAGCAGCGCGAGGCGATCGAGGAGATCCGCGACGGCCGGGCTGAGTTCCTGTTCATCACGCCGGAGCAGCTCAGCGACCCCGAGCGGCTCGCCGAGGTGCGCGCGCTCGAGCCCGGCCTGGTCGCCGTCGACGAGGCGCACTGCATCTCGGCCTGGGGCCACGACTTCCGGCCCGACTACCTCGCCCTCGGCGACATGATCAAGCAGCTCGGGCGGCCGCCGGTCCTGGCGCTCACCGCGACCGCGTCACCGCCGGTCCGCGACGACATCATCGCGCGGCTGCGGCTGCGCGACCCCGAGATCCACGTGTCCGGCCTGGACCGGCGCAACCTGTTCCTCGAGGTCGCCTACTGCCCCGACGAGGACTACCGGTGGCGGCGCCTCACCACCATGCTCGACGTGGAGCAGCGGCCGGGCATCATCTACGTGCCGACCCGCCGGGCCGCCGAGGAACTCGCCGGGCGGCTCACCGAGGCCGGATACCCCGCCGAGTTCTACCACGGCGGGATGGCCGCGGGCCTGCGCGAGCAGCGGCACCGCGACTTCACCGACGACAAGGTCGACATCATGGTGGCGACCTCGGCGTTCGGCATGGGCATCGACAAGCCGAACATCCGCTGGGTCGCGCACGTGGCGCTGCCGGACTCCCCGGACAGCTACTTCCAGGAGATCGGCCGAGCCGGCCGGGACGGCGAACCGGGCCGTGCCGTCCTGCTCTGGCGCTCCGAGGACGAGGCCATCCAGCGCTTCTTCAACGGCGGCTCGCCGGATGCGGACGAATTGCAGGAGCTCGCCGCGGCCCTGCACCAGGGCCCGCAGACGAAGACCGCGCTGCAGAAGGCGACCGGGCTCGGCCCGCGCAAGATCGGGCAGTACCTGAACCTTCTGGAACAGGTGGGCGCGGTGCGGACCGGCGCCCGCAACAAGCTGACCGTGCCCGCGCGGGCGCCGCTGCCGGCGGAGGCCGCCGAGGCCGCGATCGAGGAGTACGAGCGCCAGCAGCTGGTGGTCGGCTCGCGAACTGACATGATGCGCGCCTTCGCACAATCCCGGCAGTGCCGCACCGAGACGCTGCTCGCCTACTTCGGCGAGGACCAGAAGCGCCCGTGCGGCCACTGCGACAACTGCGCCGACGGCAGCGCCGCCGAGGTCGACGCGGCGGAGGAGGAGGGCCCGTTCCCGGTGCACAGCCACGTCCGGCACGGCGAGTGGGGCACCGGCATGGTGATGAACTACGAGGAGGAGAGGATGACCGTCCTCTTCGACACCGTCGGTTACAAGACCCTGTCCGTCCCCGTCGTGGTCGAGCAGAAGCTTCTGGAGCCGGCGTAG
- a CDS encoding TIGR04053 family radical SAM/SPASM domain-containing protein, translating into MDQRTEVTTKDRRGVRVPRHDSGDRPFIVIWEATQACPLACLHCRASARPLRDAGELSTAEAAGLMAQVAAFGRPAPLFVITGGDPFQRPDLAELVRRGTELGLTVSVSPSGTPTLTRDALAELRDAGARAISLSVDAAGPAAHDGFRGVGGVFALTVRAWRDASELGLKVQINTTVTRDTVMELPDIATLIRDRGAMLWSVFFLVATGRGRALAGLDAAGTEDVLHALYDLGETVPVKTTEAHHFRRVCLQRQILERHGVPAADALGLGPLYHRLRQRFEERGLFAETRRVRRPPLRVSAGNGFVFVSHRGDVHPSGFLPVPAGNVREQPLTRIYRTAPLFTGLRDTESLRGRCGACEFREVCGGSRARAYATTGDVYAEEPACGYQPGSFPYPDDLAALGFGPSRSWSPDPARDGSAAAR; encoded by the coding sequence GTGGATCAACGAACTGAAGTCACCACGAAGGACCGGCGTGGTGTGCGGGTCCCCCGGCACGATAGCGGCGACCGCCCGTTCATCGTGATCTGGGAGGCGACGCAGGCGTGCCCGCTGGCCTGCCTGCACTGCCGCGCGTCGGCGCGCCCGCTGCGGGACGCCGGTGAGCTGTCCACCGCCGAGGCGGCCGGGCTGATGGCCCAGGTCGCCGCGTTCGGCAGACCGGCGCCGCTGTTCGTCATCACCGGCGGGGACCCGTTCCAGCGGCCCGATCTGGCGGAGCTGGTCCGGCGCGGCACGGAACTGGGGCTGACCGTGTCGGTCTCCCCGTCGGGGACGCCGACGCTGACCAGGGACGCGCTCGCCGAGCTGCGGGACGCCGGCGCCCGGGCGATCTCGTTGAGTGTGGACGCCGCCGGTCCGGCCGCCCACGACGGCTTCCGGGGCGTCGGCGGGGTCTTCGCGCTGACCGTGCGGGCCTGGCGGGACGCGTCCGAACTCGGCCTGAAGGTGCAGATCAACACCACCGTCACCCGGGACACCGTGATGGAGCTGCCCGATATCGCCACGCTGATCCGGGATCGCGGCGCGATGCTGTGGAGCGTCTTCTTCCTGGTGGCGACCGGCCGGGGACGCGCCCTGGCGGGCCTGGACGCCGCCGGGACCGAGGACGTGCTGCACGCGCTGTACGACCTCGGCGAGACGGTGCCGGTGAAGACCACCGAGGCACACCACTTCCGCCGGGTCTGCCTGCAGCGGCAGATCCTGGAACGGCACGGGGTGCCGGCGGCGGACGCGCTCGGGCTGGGGCCGCTGTATCACCGGCTCCGGCAGCGGTTCGAGGAACGGGGGTTGTTCGCCGAGACGCGGCGGGTGCGCCGCCCGCCTCTGCGGGTCAGCGCCGGCAACGGGTTCGTGTTCGTGTCGCACCGCGGCGACGTACACCCGAGTGGTTTTCTTCCGGTGCCGGCCGGCAACGTCCGCGAGCAGCCACTGACGCGCATCTACCGGACCGCGCCGCTCTTCACCGGGCTGCGCGACACCGAGTCGCTGCGGGGCCGGTGCGGCGCGTGCGAGTTCCGCGAGGTGTGCGGCGGATCCCGGGCCCGGGCGTACGCGACGACCGGCGACGTGTACGCGGAGGAGCCCGCCTGCGGATATCAGCCGGGCTCGTTCCCCTACCCCGACGACCTGGCGGCCCTGGGCTTTGGTCCGTCCCGATCATGGTCGCCGGACCCTGCCCGTGACGGATCCGCTGCCGCACGCTGA